In Saccharomyces kudriavzevii IFO 1802 strain IFO1802 genome assembly, chromosome: 9, the following proteins share a genomic window:
- the SLM1 gene encoding phosphatidylinositol 4,5-bisphosphate-binding protein (similar to Saccharomyces cerevisiae SLM1 (YIL105C) and SLM2 (YNL047C); ancestral locus Anc_2.267): protein MSKNNTMTSAVSDMLSQQQLNLQHLHNLQQHTRSMTSADHVNVIQQQQQQQQQQQQSANFQHGSLTSNDINQQNYLNSQPVRSTSNSTFQNNRTLTMNSGGLQGIVSSGAPNIDSNTNVAIAAADLSNSNGKPFQGKNSLTDTSLLSRARSSLQRQRLTQQQQQQQDPRSPLVILVPTAAQPTDILAARFSAWRNVIKSVIVYLTEIASIQDEIVRQQLRLSHAVQFPFFSIENQYQPSSQEDKSVQKFFLPLGNGSIQDLPTILNQYHESLASSASKASRELTNDVIPRLEDLRRDLIVKIKEIKSLQSDFKNSCSKELQQTKQAMKQFQESLKDARYSVPKQDPFLTKIALDRQIKKQLQEENFLHEAFDNLETSGAELEKIVVMEIQNSLTIYARLLGQEAQLVFDILISKLDSGFFNIDPQFEWDNFISRDPNFLLPNLPMRTFKEIVYKYQFDPLTYDIKSGFLERRSKFLKSYSKGYYVLTPNFLHEFKTADRKKDLVPVMSLALSECTVTEHSKKNSTSSTNSASSDAKFVLHAKQNGIIRRGHNWVFKADSYETMMSWFDNLKILTSTSNMQDKYKFITQKLNLNSDGKPKTTVNHTSNNKYQQNNANSTMMENDENDDINSNYVGSTVTPKLDNQTNTNTSMSSLPDTNDSELQDQVPNIYIQTPISDFKS, encoded by the coding sequence atgtcgaAAAACAACACAATGACCTCTGCAGTCTCTGATATGCTCTCACAGCAACAGTTGAATCTGCAACATCTGCATAACTTACAGCAGCATACCAGAAGTATGACTTCAGCGGATCATGTCAACGTCAtacagcagcagcagcagcaacagcagcagcagcaacaaagTGCGAATTTTCAACATGGAAGTTTGACGTCTAACGATATAAACCAGCAGAACTATTTGAACAGTCAGCCGGTTCGCTCTACCAGCAATTCTACGTTCCAAAATAATAGGACACTAACTATGAATTCTGGGGGGTTGCAAGGTATAGTAAGCAGCGGTGCCCCCAACATTGACTCAAATACTAACGTAGCCATCGCTGCAGCAGATCTGAGCAACAGCAACGGTAAGCCCTTCCAAGGTAAAAACTCCTTAACAGATACTTCACTATTATCAAGAGCTAGGTCTTCTTTGCAACGTCAAAGACTTActcagcagcaacagcaacaacaggATCCTAGATCGCCATTAGTTATATTAGTGCCTACAGCTGCGCAACCAACAGACATTCTCGCGGCGAGGTTTTCTGCCTGGAGAAACGTTATCAAATCTGTGATTGTTTACTTAACAGAAATTGCCTCTAttcaagatgaaattgTCAGGCAGCAGCTGAGATTATCACACGCTGTACAATTTCCATTCTTTTCCATCGAGAACCAGTATCAACCAAGTTCCCAGGAGGATAAATCAgtacaaaaattttttttgccattgGGCAACGGTTCGATACAAGATTTACCAACAATTCTGAACCAGTACCACGAATCGTTGGCATCCAGTGCGTCTAAAGCCTCAAGGGAATTGACCAATGACGTTATTCCCCGTTTGGAGGACTTGCGAAGAGACTTAATAGTCAAGATAAAAGAGATAAAATCGCTACAATCGGACTTTAAAAACTCTTGTTCCAAAGAATTGCAACAAACCAAACAAGCTATGAAACAGTTTCAGGAGTCCTTAAAGGATGCACGTTACTCAGTGCCCAAACAAGATCCATTTTTAACCAAGATAGCGCTTGATAGACAGATTAAAAAGCAACTTCAAgaggaaaattttctgcaTGAAGCCTTTGACAATTTGGAAACTTCAGGCGCtgaattagaaaaaatcGTAGTCAtggaaattcaaaattctttaaCGATATATGCAAGATTATTGGGACAAGAAGCACAATTGGTATTTGATATATTAATATCTAAGTTAGATTCTGGATTCTTCAACATTGATCCCCAATTTGAATGGGATAACTTCATTTCAAGAGACCCCAATTTTTTACTGCCTAATCTACCAATGAGaacattcaaagaaattgtcTATAAATACCAATTCGATCCATTGACCTATGATATCAAATCCGGGTTTCTGGAAAGACGatcaaaatttctgaaatcCTATTCAAAGGGATATTATGTGTTAACACCAAATTTCTTGCACGAGTTCAAGACGGCAGATAGGAAAAAAGATCTAGTCCCAGTGATGTCGTTAGCATTGAGTGAATGCACCGTCACAGAacattccaaaaaaaatagtacATCATCAACAAATTCGGCCAGTTCGGATGCTAAATTTGTATTACACGCCAAGCAAAACGGTATAATTCGTCGTGGACATAATTGGGTTTTTAAAGCAGATTCTTATGAAACCATGATGTCTTGGTTTGataatttgaagattttaaCATCTACTTCGAATATGCAAGACAAGTATAAATTTATTACGCAAAAACTAAACCTAAATTCAGATGGTAAACCGAAGACAACCGTTAATCACACCAGCAATAACAAGTATCAGCAAAACAACGCTAACAGTACAATGAtggaaaatgatgaaaacgatGATATAAATAGTAATTATGTGGGGTCCACAGTAACACCAAAATTGGACAATCAAACAAATACGAACACATCCATGTCGTCATTACCCGATACTAATGATTCTGAATTACAGGATCAAGTCCCCaatatttatattcaaACACCAATAAGCGATTTTAAATCTTAA
- the SHQ1 gene encoding Hsp90 cochaperone SHQ1 (similar to Saccharomyces cerevisiae SHQ1 (YIL104C); ancestral locus Anc_2.271) yields MITPRFSITQDDEFVFLKIFISNIRFNAMGLEVVIQENMIIFHLSPYYLRLRFPHELVDDERSTALYDSKSECINVKIGKLNKNEYFEDLDLPTKLLARQGDLVDSDALTEHPDEKKKQKPLIQEICADDTLNTPKEDVKTIGQMGEDFNWEIEQKMDRAINEGLLKTKYGFDNLYDTIISVSMSNGNDINELDDPEHTKANNRVIERLRKENLKFDPEYYVSEYMTNKYGDEEDLEINGIKGLLKFTPSIVKQYLQWYKESLNSDLVMPVDFTDKEQKQMQENIPKKTYLVDDIRPLYVTILNVIFSYMFEQIENEGTHTTESSWTMGKLCPQISFLDQQLKQTNETQDGLHEVSSENKEPSIIRVAIITGIRRALSYPLHRNYDLAMKAWTFVYYILRGGKRLIIRALLDVHETFRFHDVYYVYDKILLGDLTAWFISQGNENVIRSLALEMRKEQESISKENIEFECVSSFNEETGEPDWETLNLREMEILVESEYEQQQQQQQQQ; encoded by the coding sequence atgataacaCCGAGATTCAGTATAACACAGGATGATGAGTTCGTATTTCTCAAGATATTTATAAGTAATATCAGGTTCAATGCGATGGGTTTAGAAGTTGTCATCCAAGAAAACATGATCATTTTTCACTTATCGCCATACTATTTGAGATTAAGATTTCCCCACGAATTAGTTGACGACGAGAGATCTACAGCACTATACGATTCCAAAAGTGAATGTATCAATGTGAAAATCGGCAAATTAAACAAAAACGAATATTTCGAGGATTTGGATTTACCGACGAAGTTATTAGCCAGACAAGGTGATCTTGTTGATTCCGATGCATTAACAGAACATcctgatgaaaaaaagaagcaaaaacCCCTTATTCAGGAGATTTGTGCTGACGATACGTTGAATACACCCAAGGAAGATGTGAAAACTATTGGCCAAATGGGGGAAGACTTCAATTGGGAAATAGAGCAAAAGATGGATCGCGCTATAAATGAGGGACTACTTAAAACAAAATATGGGTTTGACAACTTGTATGATACAATTATATCCGTGTCAATGAGCAACGGGAACGATATCAATGAGTTAGACGATCCGGAACACACTAAGGCTAACAATAGGGTCATTGAAAGGttgagaaaagaaaatttaaaatttgaTCCCGAGTACTACGTTTCTGAATACATGACTAATAAATATGGGGATGAGGAAGATTTGGAGATTAACGGTATAAAAGGACTACTCAAATTTACGCCCTCCATCGTAAAGCAATATCTGCAATGGTACAAAGAAAGCTTAAATTCAGATCTTGTCATGCCAGTAGACTTTACCgataaagaacaaaagcaaaTGCAGGAGAATATACCCAAAAAGACTTATCTTGTAGACGATATAAGACCACTTTACGTCACCATACTTAACGTCATTTTCAGCTATATGTTTGAACAGATCGAGAATGAAGGCACTCATACCACAGAAAGTTCCTGGACCATGGGCAAATTATGTCCACAAATATCATTTTTAGACCAACAATTGAAACAGACAAATGAAACGCAAGATGGGTTACATGAGGTTTCCagtgaaaataaagagCCTTCCATAATAAGGGTCGCAATTATTACAGGCATCAGAAGAGCTCTGAGCTATCCGCTACATAGAAACTATGATCTGGCAATGAAGGCGTGGACGTTTGTATATTACATTCTTCGTGGTGGTAAGAGACTGATCATACGAGCGTTATTGGACGTTCACGAAACATTTCGTTTCCATGATGTGTACTATGTTTACGACAAAATTCTTTTGGGCGATCTAACCGCGTGGTTCATTTCGCAAGGAAATGAGAACGTCATAAGAAGCCTTGCTTTGGAGATGAggaaagaacaagaatCGATCTCGAAGGAGAATATTGAATTCGAGTGTGTTTCTTCGTTCAACGAAGAAACCGGTGAACCGGATTGGGAGACATTAAATCTAAGAGAGATGGAGATTTTGGTAGAGTCTGAATatgaacaacaacaacaacaacaacaacaacagtag
- the DPH1 gene encoding 2-(3-amino-3-carboxypropyl)histidine synthase (similar to Saccharomyces cerevisiae DPH1 (YIL103W); ancestral locus Anc_2.272): protein MSDSTEPKKQPRRRFIGRKSGDGNSGKLNTVAENGNEIVHKQRNRIGLARSINHVPDDILNDKELSEAVKLLPSNYNFEIQKTVWNIRKYNAKRIALQMPEGLLIYSLIISDILEQFCGVETLVMGDVSYGACCIDDFTARALDCDFIVHYAHSCLVPIDITKIKVLYVFVTINIQEDHIIKTLQKNFAKGSRIATFGTIQFNPAVHSVRDKLLNDENHMLYIIPPQIKPLSRGEVLGCTSERLDQEQYDAMVFIGDGRFHLESAMIHNPEIPAFKYDPYNRKFTREGYDQKQLVEIRSDAINVAQKGKVFGLILGALGRQGNLNTVMNLEKNLVAAGKTVVKIILSEVFPQKLAMFDQIDVFVQVACPRLSIDWGYAFNKPLLTPYEASVLLKRDVMFSEKYYPMDYYEAKGYGRGEVPKHAIEYSK from the coding sequence atGAGTGATTCTACAGAACCTAAGAAACAACCAAGAAGGAGGTTTATTGGTAGAAAATCTGGCGATGGTAATAGTGGCAAATTAAATACGGTTGCTGAAAATGGTAATGAGATAGTCCATAAGCAAAGGAATAGAATTGGTCTGGCAAGGAGTATTAACCATGTCCCcgatgatattttgaacGACAAAGAATTAAGTGAAGCCGTCAAATTACTGCCTTCCAattataattttgaaattcaaaagactGTGTGGAATATCAGAAAATATAATGCCAAGAGAATAGCACTGCAAATGCCCGAAGGGTTATTAATTTACTCATTGATAATCAGTGATATCCTAGAACAGTTTTGTGGTGTAGAAACTTTAGTAATGGGAGATGTTTCCTACGGTGCATGTTGCATCGATGACTTTACTGCGAGAGCGCTGGATTGTGATTTTATTGTACATTATGCCCATTCATGTCTAGTTCCCATTGATATTACGAAGATTAAAGTGCTATATGTCTTTGTTACCATaaatattcaagaagatcACATCATCAAAACGCTGcagaaaaattttgccaAAGGATCCAGAATTGCCACTTTTGGTACTATTCAATTCAATCCGGCAGTACATAGTGTGAGAGATAAACTACTCAACGATGAAAATCATATGTTGTATATTATTCCGCCCCAAATTAAACCTCTGTCAAGGGGAGAAGTGTTGGGTTGTACTTCCGAAAGATTAGACCAGGAACAATACGATGCCATGGTTTTTATTGGTGACGGTAGATTCCATTTAGAGTCTGCAATGATACATAATCCAGAAATCCCTGCTTTCAAATATGACCCGTACAACAGAAAGTTTACAAGGGAAGGGTACGATCAAAAGCAACTTGTCGAGATTAGATCGGATGCCATTAATGTTGCGCAGAAGGGAAAAGTATTTGGCTTGATTCTCGGTGCATTAGGTAGACAAGGCAACTTGAACACTGTAATGAATTTGGAGAAAAACCTGGTTGCAGCAGGTAAAACCGTGGTGAAGATTATTTTAAGTGAAGTTTTTCCTCAAAAACTAGCCATGTTTGATCaaattgatgtttttgttcaagTCGCATGTCCCAGATTATCTATTGACTGGGGCTATGCCTTTAATAAACCACTGCTGACACCATATGAGGCCAGTGTCTTGTTGAAAAGGGATGTTATGTTCAGCGAAAAGTATTATCCAATGGATTATTACGAAGCTAAAGGGTACGGACGTGGCGAAGTTCCAAAGCATGCAATTGAATATTCTAAatag